The Falco peregrinus isolate bFalPer1 chromosome 9, bFalPer1.pri, whole genome shotgun sequence genome includes a window with the following:
- the LOC101916624 gene encoding rho GTPase-activating protein 39-like isoform X1, producing MAESSDWVEIIEPRSQERMYVNLTTGECGWEPPPNLKVRQSDQKQWWELFDQNNNRFYYYNAITQQTVWHRPQGCDIVPLAQLQAMKRSSQPDCGAQQHRGSTGSDGRSTPIQMVLLQEMEKGKRDCSAEKRKEPGRETPTHWQPLPGTKAAMLVKVNSLRKMQSSSNSLLQLQSAPEPNSQNSLPKPAIYAQPQSMSQSPGATKQTPTGETQQSMQVKKTENGGFCLVLMNGPTSRTPPRSQTGTPQPTSPKYASPAPIYDEPSLESPIYDEPPVDMDTESIGISRISPPRSPSNSLKKQLQPTKLLQYPGMQQQQAAKKHARNPSSTEYSPAGKEYIKHMVNVDQSCKLSHSSTATSDASTKLPGQLTSKDSFKQSWRILEANVLKNMEALHSRQSSLQAQEYPAGISHQDSGYSTGPSPSLRKRKGRRQGTGQGRPGSVGSSSELTALNDKLIAEMRAVVGRSAACRGSKASLDAESLESSITAESNKVRFQSDHLKKCISQSSRDDVSASNRSLYRQGLDSRGSFPNEVAAPQDTVRQKRTFEKIDSLEKNVTSQTSLASSDATCHSSQPRTIELDPKQESSGQPGGCVGYNFPYNTLRKPISQSSMADWASKNLNMHTQGIFRRRISISNMLSWNGGSIKKPMLITSNHTIKKEACEMFKLVQSYMGDRQTRMDRNHVALVTVTKCWSMQGLRDELYIQLIRQTTDNTCYRSLAWGWELMAISLAFFSPSPKFQSYLEGYIYRHLDSDENIAQRIKELVDLKNKKNSKSRKKRKQNTEDEGLPISTYAKYCYRKLQKVAVTGGKKGLRKPTVEEITHARNAIVTPSLFGSSLEEIMLRQQDMYPGNKLPWVQTQLSQQVLALGGEQTEGIFRIPGDIDEVNALKLQVDQWRIPSSLGDPNIPASLLKLWYRELEEPVIPQQFYKECISNYENPDAAVAVVQLLPELNRLVLCYLIHFLQIFAQPSNVGRTKMDVNNLAMVMAPNCLRCQSDDPRIIFENTRKEMSFLRMLIVHLDTSFIRGLV from the exons CTCGGATTGGGTGGAGATCATCGAGCCCCGCTCCCAGGAGCGGATGTATGTTAACCTGACCACGGGTGAGTGTGGCTGGGAGCCTCCTCCCAACCTGAAGGTGCGCCAGTCGGACCAAAAGCAGTGGTGGGAGCTCTTCGACCAAAACAACAACCGCTTCTACTACTACAATGCTATCACACAGCAGACCGTGTGGCACCGGCCCCAGGGCTGTGACATCGTGCCCTTGGCACAGCTCCAGGCCATGAAGCGCAGCTCCCAGCCTGACTGCGGGGCCCAGCAGCACcggggcagcacaggcagtgatGGCAGAAGCACCCCAATCCAAATGGTCCTGTTGCAGGAGATGGAAAAGGGCAAGAGGGACTGTtctgcagagaagaggaaagagccTGGCAG GGAGACTCCTACCCactggcagcctctgccaggcaCGAAAGCAGCCATGTTGGTCAAAGTGAACAGTTTGAGGAAGATGCAGAGCTCTTCAAACAGtttgcttcagctgcagagtgCTCCAGAGCCCAACAGCCAAAATTCTCTTCCAAAACCAGCCATATATGCTCAGCCTCAGTCCATGTCCCAGAGCCCTGGTGCCACAAAGCAAACGCCTACAGGAGAAACACAGCAGTCTATGCAGGTCAAAAAGACAGAGAATGGTGGGTTTTGCCTGGTGCTGATGAATGGTCCGACTTCTCGAACACCTCCAAGGAGCCAGACAGGAACACCCCAGCCTACATCCCCCAAGTATGCCTCCCCTGCACCTATATACGATGAGCCATCTTTAGAGTCTCCAATTTATGATGAGCCACCAGTAGATATGGACACTGAAAGCATCGGTATCAGTAGGATTTCTCCACCAAGGTCACCAAGCAATAGcttaaaaaagcagctgcaacCAACCAAATTATTACAGTATCCAGGTATGCAACAGCAGCAAGCTGCAAAGAAGCATGCAAGAAATCCTTCTTCAACTGAATACAGTCCAGCTGGCAAAGAATATATAAAACACATGGTCAATGTTGATCAGTCTTGCAAACTCTCCCACTCTTCTACTGCAACATCGGATGCCTCTACTAAACTGCCTGGTCAGCTTACTTCAAAGGACAGCTTCAAGCAGTCTTGGAGGATCTTGGAAGCCAACGTCCTCAAGAACATGGAAGCCCTCCACAGTCggcagagcagcctgcaagCTCAAGAGTACCCAGCTGGTATAAGCCATCAGGATTCTGGTTATTCAACTGGTCCTTCTCCAAGtttgagaaaaaggaagggaaggaggcaaGGGACAGGTCAAGGAAGACCTGGCTCTGTGGGCAGCAGTAGTGAGCTCACAGCTTTGAATGATAAGCTCATCGCTGAGATgcgtgctgtggtgggcaggtCAGCAGCTTGCAGGGGAAGCAAAGCCAGCCTTGATGCTGAAAGTCTGGagagcagcatcacagcagagAGCAACAAAGTCAGATTTCAGTCTGACCACTTGAAAAAATGCATCAGCCAGAGCTCAAGGGACGACGTCTCAGCTAGCAATAGGTCTCTGTATAGACAGGGCCTGGACAGCAGGGGCAGCTTTCCCAATGAAGTGGCTGCTCCACAGGACACAGTGAGGCAGAAGAGGACTTTTGAGAAAATAGATtctctagaaaaaaatgtgaccAGCCAGACAAGCTTGGCTTCATCAGATGCTACATGCCACTCCTCCCAG CCCAGGACAATAGAATTGGACCCCAAGCAGGAGAGCAGTGGCCAGCCTGGTGGCTGTGTAGGATATAATTTCCCTTACAATACTCTACGGAAGCCCATATCTCAGAGCAGCATGGCAGACTGGGCTTCTAAAAACCTGAACATGCACACGCAGGGAATCTTCCGCCGAAGGATCTCTATCTCCAACATGCTGTCCTGGAATGGTGGCTCTATCAAAAAGCCAATGCTTATCACTAGCAACCACACCATCAAAAAAGAGGCATGTGAGATGTTCAAACTGGTACAGAGCTACATGGGAGATCGTCAGACTCGCATGGACCGCAATCATGTGGCATTGGTCACAGTCACCAAGTGCTGGAGCATGCAAGGTTTACGGGATGAACTCTACATACAATTGATCCGGCAGACAACAGATAATACATGCTACCGAAGTctggcatggggctgggaaCTGATGGCCATAAGTTTGGCCTTTTTCTCCCCATCACCCAAATTTCAGTCTTACCTGGAAGGTTACATTTATCGCCACCTTGACAGTGATGAAAACA ttgCCCAGCGCATCAAGGAGCTTGTGgatctgaaaaacaagaagaactcaaaatccaggaaaaagaggaaacaaaacaccGAGGATGAAG GCCTGCCCATCAGCACCTATGCTAAATACTGCTACCGGAAGCTCCAGAAAGTAGCTGTCACCGGAGGCAAAAAG GGCCTCCGTAAACCAACAGTGGAAGAGATAACACATGCCAGGAATGCCATCGTGACTCCATCACTCTTCGGCAGCTCCCTGGAGGAAATCATGCTACGGCAGCAGGACATGTACCCGGGTAACAAGCTGCCCTGGGTGCAGACGCAGCTATCACAGCAGGTCCTGGCTCTGGGAGGAGAACAGACGGAAGGGATTTTCAG GATACCTGGTGACATAGATGAAGTCAATGCATTGAAGTTGCAGGTGGATCAGTGGAGAATCCCAAGCAGCCTTGGTGATCCAAACATCCCAG CCTCTCTTCTCAAGCTTTGGTATCGGGAGCTGGAGGAGCCTGTGATCCCCCAGCAGTTCTACAAAGAGTGTATCAGCAACTACGAGAACCCtgatgctgctgtggctgtAGTGCAACTTTTGCCGGAGCTCAACAGGCTGGTGCTGTGTTACCTCATACACTTCCTGCAG ATCTTTGCTCAGCCATCAAATGTGGGCAGAACGAAGATGGATGTGAATAACCTGGCCATGGTGATGGCCCCCAATTGCCTGCGCTGCCAGTCTGATGACCCTCGCATTATCTTTGAGAACACACGcaaagaaatgtcttttcttcGCATGCTGATAGTGCACTTGGACACAAGCTTCATCAGAGGGCTGGTTTGA
- the LOC101916624 gene encoding rho GTPase-activating protein 39-like isoform X4 yields the protein MLVKVNSLRKMQSSSNSLLQLQSAPEPNSQNSLPKPAIYAQPQSMSQSPGATKQTPTGETQQSMQVKKTENGGFCLVLMNGPTSRTPPRSQTGTPQPTSPKYASPAPIYDEPSLESPIYDEPPVDMDTESIGISRISPPRSPSNSLKKQLQPTKLLQYPGMQQQQAAKKHARNPSSTEYSPAGKEYIKHMVNVDQSCKLSHSSTATSDASTKLPGQLTSKDSFKQSWRILEANVLKNMEALHSRQSSLQAQEYPAGISHQDSGYSTGPSPSLRKRKGRRQGTGQGRPGSVGSSSELTALNDKLIAEMRAVVGRSAACRGSKASLDAESLESSITAESNKVRFQSDHLKKCISQSSRDDVSASNRSLYRQGLDSRGSFPNEVAAPQDTVRQKRTFEKIDSLEKNVTSQTSLASSDATCHSSQPRTIELDPKQESSGQPGGCVGYNFPYNTLRKPISQSSMADWASKNLNMHTQGIFRRRISISNMLSWNGGSIKKPMLITSNHTIKKEACEMFKLVQSYMGDRQTRMDRNHVALVTVTKCWSMQGLRDELYIQLIRQTTDNTCYRSLAWGWELMAISLAFFSPSPKFQSYLEGYIYRHLDSDENIAQRIKELVDLKNKKNSKSRKKRKQNTEDEGLPISTYAKYCYRKLQKVAVTGGKKGLRKPTVEEITHARNAIVTPSLFGSSLEEIMLRQQDMYPGNKLPWVQTQLSQQVLALGGEQTEGIFRIPGDIDEVNALKLQVDQWRIPSSLGDPNIPASLLKLWYRELEEPVIPQQFYKECISNYENPDAAVAVVQLLPELNRLVLCYLIHFLQIFAQPSNVGRTKMDVNNLAMVMAPNCLRCQSDDPRIIFENTRKEMSFLRMLIVHLDTSFIRGLV from the exons ATGTTGGTCAAAGTGAACAGTTTGAGGAAGATGCAGAGCTCTTCAAACAGtttgcttcagctgcagagtgCTCCAGAGCCCAACAGCCAAAATTCTCTTCCAAAACCAGCCATATATGCTCAGCCTCAGTCCATGTCCCAGAGCCCTGGTGCCACAAAGCAAACGCCTACAGGAGAAACACAGCAGTCTATGCAGGTCAAAAAGACAGAGAATGGTGGGTTTTGCCTGGTGCTGATGAATGGTCCGACTTCTCGAACACCTCCAAGGAGCCAGACAGGAACACCCCAGCCTACATCCCCCAAGTATGCCTCCCCTGCACCTATATACGATGAGCCATCTTTAGAGTCTCCAATTTATGATGAGCCACCAGTAGATATGGACACTGAAAGCATCGGTATCAGTAGGATTTCTCCACCAAGGTCACCAAGCAATAGcttaaaaaagcagctgcaacCAACCAAATTATTACAGTATCCAGGTATGCAACAGCAGCAAGCTGCAAAGAAGCATGCAAGAAATCCTTCTTCAACTGAATACAGTCCAGCTGGCAAAGAATATATAAAACACATGGTCAATGTTGATCAGTCTTGCAAACTCTCCCACTCTTCTACTGCAACATCGGATGCCTCTACTAAACTGCCTGGTCAGCTTACTTCAAAGGACAGCTTCAAGCAGTCTTGGAGGATCTTGGAAGCCAACGTCCTCAAGAACATGGAAGCCCTCCACAGTCggcagagcagcctgcaagCTCAAGAGTACCCAGCTGGTATAAGCCATCAGGATTCTGGTTATTCAACTGGTCCTTCTCCAAGtttgagaaaaaggaagggaaggaggcaaGGGACAGGTCAAGGAAGACCTGGCTCTGTGGGCAGCAGTAGTGAGCTCACAGCTTTGAATGATAAGCTCATCGCTGAGATgcgtgctgtggtgggcaggtCAGCAGCTTGCAGGGGAAGCAAAGCCAGCCTTGATGCTGAAAGTCTGGagagcagcatcacagcagagAGCAACAAAGTCAGATTTCAGTCTGACCACTTGAAAAAATGCATCAGCCAGAGCTCAAGGGACGACGTCTCAGCTAGCAATAGGTCTCTGTATAGACAGGGCCTGGACAGCAGGGGCAGCTTTCCCAATGAAGTGGCTGCTCCACAGGACACAGTGAGGCAGAAGAGGACTTTTGAGAAAATAGATtctctagaaaaaaatgtgaccAGCCAGACAAGCTTGGCTTCATCAGATGCTACATGCCACTCCTCCCAG CCCAGGACAATAGAATTGGACCCCAAGCAGGAGAGCAGTGGCCAGCCTGGTGGCTGTGTAGGATATAATTTCCCTTACAATACTCTACGGAAGCCCATATCTCAGAGCAGCATGGCAGACTGGGCTTCTAAAAACCTGAACATGCACACGCAGGGAATCTTCCGCCGAAGGATCTCTATCTCCAACATGCTGTCCTGGAATGGTGGCTCTATCAAAAAGCCAATGCTTATCACTAGCAACCACACCATCAAAAAAGAGGCATGTGAGATGTTCAAACTGGTACAGAGCTACATGGGAGATCGTCAGACTCGCATGGACCGCAATCATGTGGCATTGGTCACAGTCACCAAGTGCTGGAGCATGCAAGGTTTACGGGATGAACTCTACATACAATTGATCCGGCAGACAACAGATAATACATGCTACCGAAGTctggcatggggctgggaaCTGATGGCCATAAGTTTGGCCTTTTTCTCCCCATCACCCAAATTTCAGTCTTACCTGGAAGGTTACATTTATCGCCACCTTGACAGTGATGAAAACA ttgCCCAGCGCATCAAGGAGCTTGTGgatctgaaaaacaagaagaactcaaaatccaggaaaaagaggaaacaaaacaccGAGGATGAAG GCCTGCCCATCAGCACCTATGCTAAATACTGCTACCGGAAGCTCCAGAAAGTAGCTGTCACCGGAGGCAAAAAG GGCCTCCGTAAACCAACAGTGGAAGAGATAACACATGCCAGGAATGCCATCGTGACTCCATCACTCTTCGGCAGCTCCCTGGAGGAAATCATGCTACGGCAGCAGGACATGTACCCGGGTAACAAGCTGCCCTGGGTGCAGACGCAGCTATCACAGCAGGTCCTGGCTCTGGGAGGAGAACAGACGGAAGGGATTTTCAG GATACCTGGTGACATAGATGAAGTCAATGCATTGAAGTTGCAGGTGGATCAGTGGAGAATCCCAAGCAGCCTTGGTGATCCAAACATCCCAG CCTCTCTTCTCAAGCTTTGGTATCGGGAGCTGGAGGAGCCTGTGATCCCCCAGCAGTTCTACAAAGAGTGTATCAGCAACTACGAGAACCCtgatgctgctgtggctgtAGTGCAACTTTTGCCGGAGCTCAACAGGCTGGTGCTGTGTTACCTCATACACTTCCTGCAG ATCTTTGCTCAGCCATCAAATGTGGGCAGAACGAAGATGGATGTGAATAACCTGGCCATGGTGATGGCCCCCAATTGCCTGCGCTGCCAGTCTGATGACCCTCGCATTATCTTTGAGAACACACGcaaagaaatgtcttttcttcGCATGCTGATAGTGCACTTGGACACAAGCTTCATCAGAGGGCTGGTTTGA
- the LOC101916624 gene encoding rho GTPase-activating protein 39-like isoform X2 — MYVNLTTGECGWEPPPNLKVRQSDQKQWWELFDQNNNRFYYYNAITQQTVWHRPQGCDIVPLAQLQAMKRSSQPDCGAQQHRGSTGSDGRSTPIQMVLLQEMEKGKRDCSAEKRKEPGRETPTHWQPLPGTKAAMLVKVNSLRKMQSSSNSLLQLQSAPEPNSQNSLPKPAIYAQPQSMSQSPGATKQTPTGETQQSMQVKKTENGGFCLVLMNGPTSRTPPRSQTGTPQPTSPKYASPAPIYDEPSLESPIYDEPPVDMDTESIGISRISPPRSPSNSLKKQLQPTKLLQYPGMQQQQAAKKHARNPSSTEYSPAGKEYIKHMVNVDQSCKLSHSSTATSDASTKLPGQLTSKDSFKQSWRILEANVLKNMEALHSRQSSLQAQEYPAGISHQDSGYSTGPSPSLRKRKGRRQGTGQGRPGSVGSSSELTALNDKLIAEMRAVVGRSAACRGSKASLDAESLESSITAESNKVRFQSDHLKKCISQSSRDDVSASNRSLYRQGLDSRGSFPNEVAAPQDTVRQKRTFEKIDSLEKNVTSQTSLASSDATCHSSQPRTIELDPKQESSGQPGGCVGYNFPYNTLRKPISQSSMADWASKNLNMHTQGIFRRRISISNMLSWNGGSIKKPMLITSNHTIKKEACEMFKLVQSYMGDRQTRMDRNHVALVTVTKCWSMQGLRDELYIQLIRQTTDNTCYRSLAWGWELMAISLAFFSPSPKFQSYLEGYIYRHLDSDENIAQRIKELVDLKNKKNSKSRKKRKQNTEDEGLPISTYAKYCYRKLQKVAVTGGKKGLRKPTVEEITHARNAIVTPSLFGSSLEEIMLRQQDMYPGNKLPWVQTQLSQQVLALGGEQTEGIFRIPGDIDEVNALKLQVDQWRIPSSLGDPNIPASLLKLWYRELEEPVIPQQFYKECISNYENPDAAVAVVQLLPELNRLVLCYLIHFLQIFAQPSNVGRTKMDVNNLAMVMAPNCLRCQSDDPRIIFENTRKEMSFLRMLIVHLDTSFIRGLV, encoded by the exons ATGTATGTTAACCTGACCACGGGTGAGTGTGGCTGGGAGCCTCCTCCCAACCTGAAGGTGCGCCAGTCGGACCAAAAGCAGTGGTGGGAGCTCTTCGACCAAAACAACAACCGCTTCTACTACTACAATGCTATCACACAGCAGACCGTGTGGCACCGGCCCCAGGGCTGTGACATCGTGCCCTTGGCACAGCTCCAGGCCATGAAGCGCAGCTCCCAGCCTGACTGCGGGGCCCAGCAGCACcggggcagcacaggcagtgatGGCAGAAGCACCCCAATCCAAATGGTCCTGTTGCAGGAGATGGAAAAGGGCAAGAGGGACTGTtctgcagagaagaggaaagagccTGGCAG GGAGACTCCTACCCactggcagcctctgccaggcaCGAAAGCAGCCATGTTGGTCAAAGTGAACAGTTTGAGGAAGATGCAGAGCTCTTCAAACAGtttgcttcagctgcagagtgCTCCAGAGCCCAACAGCCAAAATTCTCTTCCAAAACCAGCCATATATGCTCAGCCTCAGTCCATGTCCCAGAGCCCTGGTGCCACAAAGCAAACGCCTACAGGAGAAACACAGCAGTCTATGCAGGTCAAAAAGACAGAGAATGGTGGGTTTTGCCTGGTGCTGATGAATGGTCCGACTTCTCGAACACCTCCAAGGAGCCAGACAGGAACACCCCAGCCTACATCCCCCAAGTATGCCTCCCCTGCACCTATATACGATGAGCCATCTTTAGAGTCTCCAATTTATGATGAGCCACCAGTAGATATGGACACTGAAAGCATCGGTATCAGTAGGATTTCTCCACCAAGGTCACCAAGCAATAGcttaaaaaagcagctgcaacCAACCAAATTATTACAGTATCCAGGTATGCAACAGCAGCAAGCTGCAAAGAAGCATGCAAGAAATCCTTCTTCAACTGAATACAGTCCAGCTGGCAAAGAATATATAAAACACATGGTCAATGTTGATCAGTCTTGCAAACTCTCCCACTCTTCTACTGCAACATCGGATGCCTCTACTAAACTGCCTGGTCAGCTTACTTCAAAGGACAGCTTCAAGCAGTCTTGGAGGATCTTGGAAGCCAACGTCCTCAAGAACATGGAAGCCCTCCACAGTCggcagagcagcctgcaagCTCAAGAGTACCCAGCTGGTATAAGCCATCAGGATTCTGGTTATTCAACTGGTCCTTCTCCAAGtttgagaaaaaggaagggaaggaggcaaGGGACAGGTCAAGGAAGACCTGGCTCTGTGGGCAGCAGTAGTGAGCTCACAGCTTTGAATGATAAGCTCATCGCTGAGATgcgtgctgtggtgggcaggtCAGCAGCTTGCAGGGGAAGCAAAGCCAGCCTTGATGCTGAAAGTCTGGagagcagcatcacagcagagAGCAACAAAGTCAGATTTCAGTCTGACCACTTGAAAAAATGCATCAGCCAGAGCTCAAGGGACGACGTCTCAGCTAGCAATAGGTCTCTGTATAGACAGGGCCTGGACAGCAGGGGCAGCTTTCCCAATGAAGTGGCTGCTCCACAGGACACAGTGAGGCAGAAGAGGACTTTTGAGAAAATAGATtctctagaaaaaaatgtgaccAGCCAGACAAGCTTGGCTTCATCAGATGCTACATGCCACTCCTCCCAG CCCAGGACAATAGAATTGGACCCCAAGCAGGAGAGCAGTGGCCAGCCTGGTGGCTGTGTAGGATATAATTTCCCTTACAATACTCTACGGAAGCCCATATCTCAGAGCAGCATGGCAGACTGGGCTTCTAAAAACCTGAACATGCACACGCAGGGAATCTTCCGCCGAAGGATCTCTATCTCCAACATGCTGTCCTGGAATGGTGGCTCTATCAAAAAGCCAATGCTTATCACTAGCAACCACACCATCAAAAAAGAGGCATGTGAGATGTTCAAACTGGTACAGAGCTACATGGGAGATCGTCAGACTCGCATGGACCGCAATCATGTGGCATTGGTCACAGTCACCAAGTGCTGGAGCATGCAAGGTTTACGGGATGAACTCTACATACAATTGATCCGGCAGACAACAGATAATACATGCTACCGAAGTctggcatggggctgggaaCTGATGGCCATAAGTTTGGCCTTTTTCTCCCCATCACCCAAATTTCAGTCTTACCTGGAAGGTTACATTTATCGCCACCTTGACAGTGATGAAAACA ttgCCCAGCGCATCAAGGAGCTTGTGgatctgaaaaacaagaagaactcaaaatccaggaaaaagaggaaacaaaacaccGAGGATGAAG GCCTGCCCATCAGCACCTATGCTAAATACTGCTACCGGAAGCTCCAGAAAGTAGCTGTCACCGGAGGCAAAAAG GGCCTCCGTAAACCAACAGTGGAAGAGATAACACATGCCAGGAATGCCATCGTGACTCCATCACTCTTCGGCAGCTCCCTGGAGGAAATCATGCTACGGCAGCAGGACATGTACCCGGGTAACAAGCTGCCCTGGGTGCAGACGCAGCTATCACAGCAGGTCCTGGCTCTGGGAGGAGAACAGACGGAAGGGATTTTCAG GATACCTGGTGACATAGATGAAGTCAATGCATTGAAGTTGCAGGTGGATCAGTGGAGAATCCCAAGCAGCCTTGGTGATCCAAACATCCCAG CCTCTCTTCTCAAGCTTTGGTATCGGGAGCTGGAGGAGCCTGTGATCCCCCAGCAGTTCTACAAAGAGTGTATCAGCAACTACGAGAACCCtgatgctgctgtggctgtAGTGCAACTTTTGCCGGAGCTCAACAGGCTGGTGCTGTGTTACCTCATACACTTCCTGCAG ATCTTTGCTCAGCCATCAAATGTGGGCAGAACGAAGATGGATGTGAATAACCTGGCCATGGTGATGGCCCCCAATTGCCTGCGCTGCCAGTCTGATGACCCTCGCATTATCTTTGAGAACACACGcaaagaaatgtcttttcttcGCATGCTGATAGTGCACTTGGACACAAGCTTCATCAGAGGGCTGGTTTGA